TTGTCCGGGCCGTAGCCCGCGTTCGACCCCGAGTAGAAGATCTTGCCGTTCTCCAGCGGGAACAGCGCCGGGTACGTCGGGAACTGCCGCAGCTTCTGGAGGTACGTCCACTTCTTGGTCTTCGGGTCGTACACCTCGTTCTTGCCCGGCACGAGCTGGCCGATGTCGTCGAGGCCGGAGACGCTGAGGATCTTGCCGTTGCCCAGGGTGGTGAGCGTCGGGTACCAGCGGGCCTCGTGCATCGGGTCGACCTTGATGTACTTCTCGGCGACCGGGTCGAACTCGTAGGCGTCCCGGATGCCCTGGAAGTCCTTCTTGTCGAGGGCGAGCTTCTGCGCGATGCCGTACGTGTTGCGCGCGTCGGCGCCGGACAACCCCTGGATCCGGTAGTTGTCCTGGGTGCCGGTCTCGTACTTGGCGCCCTTCTTCTGCGCCTCGACGTAGATCCGGCCGAGGCCGGGGTCGTTGCGCAGGAACTCGCCGGTCGCCTTGTCGAAGACCTTCTTCGCGCGCGGCACCAGCACCGGGTCCTTGGAGACGAAGGTCTTGCCGTTCTCCTTGCCGGTGAACTTGGTGCCCGCGGGCAGCGTGATCGGCTCGTCCGGGTTCTCGTTGTGGACGATCATCAGGCCGCCGGCCTTGGTGACGTCACCCTTGAGCTTCTCGTACCGCTTCGTGCCGCCCGCGATCAGCAGGTTGCCGTTGGAGAGCTGGGTGTGGCCGGTGCAGAACAGGTCGTTCGGCGTCGGCACCTTCTTGATCGTGCCCTTGACCGGGTCCCAGATCCGGGTGTCGTACTTCTTCGCGTCGAAGTTGTCCTGGTTGTTGCCCGAGCCCGCGATCAGCAGCACCTTGCCGGTGTGCAGGAGCGCCGCGTGGATGGTGTTGAGGCGGTACTCCTCGGGGAAATCGACGATCTCCCACTTGCCGTTCTCGGCTTTGTACTCGGGCTTGTTGATTTGGTACTGGTGGTATTTCTCGGTGCCGACGCGATAGAGCCACGGCCCGTTCATTCCGGCCAGCGCGATGACCACCGCCGTGCCTATCGCGAGTCGACGGGCGCGGCGGCGGCCTGCACGGTCGTTCATTCCTTACGTCCCCCAAGTCCACCAAGGGCGATCTGCATCGTCTGGTCATTGCCGCCGCTGCCCGACGCGGCCCAGCTCGGCTTCTGCTGGCCGTGGGGCGTGTGCGGCGGCGTGGCGTGCGCGGGCATCGGCTGCGGCTGGTACGAAGCCGCGGTCGCGCCCGTCGCCACCGCGTCCTGCGGCCCGGTCTGGGCCGGCACGGTCGCGGCGGGCTTCTTCTTCTCCTGACGCAGCATGTAGCGCCAGGCGAAGATCGGCGTCGCCGTGATCAGCATGGCAAAGATCGCCCAGGTGATCATCGCGGGGTGCGAGTGGCCGTAGACGAAACCGGCGGCGATCGAGGCGCCGAAGATCGCGATGAAGTACCAGTGGTAGCGGAAGGTGCCGAACCACCGGTCGGGGCTCGCGGAATCGCCCTTCGGAGTGACGACGAACTTGCTCTTCTTGCGCAGCACCGAGTCGACCAGCGCCTTGGCGTACAGCGGCGCCGACAGCGCCGACATCACCATGCCGGCCACGCCGCCGGAGCCCTCGGGCTCGTGCGGCGAGACGTTGTGGCGGCGGTTCCAGACGTACAGGCCGATCTGGAGCGCGGAGGCGTTGCCGTAGAGCATCAGCCAGATCGTCGGGTCGATGTTCACACCCGAGGCGCCCAGGCCCAGGAACAGCGCACAGCTCAGCGCCGCCAGGATCCAGTTGAGGGCGGACATCGGGTAGAAGATGATCATCATCGTGTAGTTGAAGAGCTTGCTCGGCGGCAGCGAGTACCAGCCCTTCCAGTACTGCTTGAGGATCGTCTCGTACGTCCCTCGCGACCAGCGCATCTGCTGGGTGAAGAAGTCCGTCCAGGCGCTCGGGCCCTCACCGACGGCGAGCACGTCCGGCGTGTAGACCGAGCGCCACTTCTTGCCCGTCGCCGGGTTCTTGTGACGGTGGATCTCGAAGCCGGTCGCCATGTCCTCGGTGATCGAGTCGTACAGGCCGCCGATCTGCTTGAGCGCCTTGATGCGTACGGCGTTCGACGTACCCACGAACATCGGGGAGCCGTACTTGTTGCCCGCCCGCTGGATGAGGGCGTGGAAGAGGAACTGCTGCGACTCGGCGGCCTTGGTGACGAAGTTGTCGTAGTTGCCGTAGACCTGCGGGCCGATGACGAAGCCGATGTTCGGGTCCCGGAAGAAGCCGAGCATCCGCTCCAGGTAGTTCGGCAGCGGCACGTGGTCGGTGTCGACCGAGGCGAAGAAGTCGTAGTCGTCACCGTGTGCGTCCAGCCAGGCGTTGTAGTTGCCGTGCTTGGTCTTGGCGCGGTGCGGGCCCTTCGCCTGGTTCCACTTCGCAACGCCCTTGCGGGAGAAGTGGTGCACGCCGAGCCGGGCGCAGACCTCCTTGACCTCCGCGTTGTCGCCCTCGTCGAGCAGCCAGACGTGCATGAGGCCCCGGTGGCGCAGCTTGACGGCCGCCTCCAGGGTCTTCGTCACCATCTCCAGCGGCTCCTTGCCGGGCACGAAGGAGGTGAGGAAGGCCACTCTCGTGCCGGTCTCCGGCACCACCGGGATCGGGTCGCGGGCGACCAGCGTGGCGTGCGCGTTGGACAGCACGTTCATGCAGCGGAAGAACTCGATCAGGCCGATCGAGACGAGCATGACTATGTCGAGCGCCGGCAGGAAGTCGAAGGCGGGGTAGTCCCGTTCGGTCCAGTGCTCGGGCTGGAGCAGCCAGAACAGCAGCACCAGCGACAGCACCGGGGCCGCGGCGAGCATCAGGGCGACCCTGATCCGGTGCGGCTCCTGCGAGATCAGCGAGCGGTACTGGACCCGGTACGGCTTGTTCGGATCGGGCTGGGTGAGGGGACCGGCCAGCCGGCTGTAGTGCTCGTAGTCATACTTCGGCAGCGTCTTCTTGATCCGGCGGAATGTGCCGGTCCGTGTTTGCGAAGGCACCCGTAGTTGGGTGGTCTGAGACGGGTCGAAGTTCTGCCGGGCGCCCGTCGGCGTCGACGTCATGAGTCATCCCCCCACACGCAGGTCACCGCGTGTCTGTCGGTTCCTTTACGACTGTGTCGATCCCCCTCGACCTTCACAGGCGTATCAGTGGTGGGCCGCAGTCACCACATCTTCCACACCTTAGACATGGAAACGCGACCTTCCGGTTGCATCATGCCCCCCTCGGCATGCGGTCATGAACGGGGCCCCCTACTCCCCGTAAAAACCGGCAACCGGCTCCTTGCCCCCCAACTGCCGCGTATCCGCAGCATCTTGGTAAACCCAACCCCAGGGTTCTACGGCGTTCCGCATGATCGCAAGATGCGAAACGAGGTGTTTACCGGTCATACGCGCTCATTGTGGCACCTGTGGGGGTGTTGTGTATTCGTTGTGGACACGCGGGCGCGGATGTTGCCGAAGTGCTCCCGTATCGCCTCCTCCGCCCGTATCGCGTCGCCGGACCGCACCGCGTCCACGATCTCCCGGTGCTGCCGGCAGGTGACCAGGGGATCCTGCGGAGCACCCCCGAGGTCGGTGTGGACCCGGTGGAAGGCGTCCCAGAACGCCTCCATGACCTCGCCCAGCAACGCGTTGTCCAGCCCTCGGTAGAGGGTGGCGTGAAAGGCCCGGTCGGTCTCGGCGATGCCGTCGCCGCCCAGTGCGGCCTGCTCTTCCATACGGTCGACGAGCGCGTCCAGTTCAACGAGGTCGGTGTCCGGTAGCCGGCCGGCGAGCCGTGCCACCAGACCCGTCTCCACGGCCTCCCGCAGCTGCACGAGCTGGAGGAGGGTGTCCTCGCCGCGGTGATGTCCGGCGACCGTGCGGAAGGCGAGGCCCTCGACCATGGGGGCGAGGGACATCGCGCCGACGTAGGTGCCGAAGCCGTGCCGGATCTCCACGATGCCCATCGCCTGCAGACCCTTGAGCGCCTCGCGCACGGAGTTGCGGCTTGCACCCAGGTGAGCCATCAGCTCGGGCTCGGTCGGCAGCGGGGCCCCGGAGGCCAGCCGACGGTCGATGATGAGCTTCTTGATCCGCTCTTGCAGGTCACGAGCTGCCATGGCCAGAGGGTATCCGGCCAAACACGCAGGAAGCCCCTCGCTTGCACGAGGGGCTTCCCGGCTGTCTGTGCGCCGCCAGGGACTCGAACCCCGGACCCGCTGATGCTGCATCTCCCGGGGGATAACCCCCGGACCCCCAGCCGCCTCCGCGTGACCTACGTCAAAAGCGGAAGCCCCCCGCAGCTGCGAGGGGCCTTCACTGTCGGTGCGCCGCCAGGGACTCGAACCCCGGACCCGCTGATTAAGAGTCAGCTGCTCTAACCAACTGAGCTAGCGGCGCCTGCTGACCCGTGAACTCTACATGACCTGCGGGGGTGGATCCGACCATGGCGGCGGGGCGGCGCGGTGCTTCCGGGGGCTGTAAACCATTCGGACCGTCAACATGCGAGTGCGGAAGACCGTTGAGAAACTGACGGGGTGTACAGCCGCGGACATTTCCGACTGGAGTGTGAGGGGAATCGCATGGAGGCTCGGACTCCGGTATTCGAGGAAATCGATCCGGGGGGTGACTGCGACTGCCCCGGATGCGTTCACTGGAGACGCGTCCTGCCGCATTCCACACCTGGTCGGCACCACACCGCCCACCGAGCCCTGATTCTCGCCGCAGCCGCCTCCACCACTCTCGTCGTCGGCCACACGGCCCCCGCTCTCGCCGCCCCCCACACCGTCGACCGCCCGGCCGTTCCTGCAGATGAAGAGCCCAGTACGCCCCAGGGAGGCAAGGCCCCGCTGCACGGTCCCGGCGGGAAGCCGGCCCAGCCCGCCGGCCCGGTCAAGACGCCTCCGACCACCCGCGCGGAGATCATCAAACGGGCCAAGAAATGGGTCACCGCGAAGGTGCCGTACAGCATGTCCAGGTACTGGTCCGACGGATACCGGCAGGACTGCTCGGGGTTCGTCTCGATGGCCTGGAGTCTCACCGGAAACGAATGGACCGGAAGCCTCGGCCAGTACGGCGTCCGTATCTCCAAGGAGGAACTCCAGCCCGGTGACATGTTGCTGTTCCATAATCCCGCGGACCCCCAGAAAGGCTCGCACGTAGTCATTTTCGGCGGCTGGACGGACTACACGCACACCAACTACATCGCCTACGAGTCGGCTCCGCCGCACGCCCGGCGCCAGTCCACCCCGTACGCCTACTGGAACCACTCCGACCGCTACGTGGCCTACCGGTACAAGGGCCTCACGAGCGGCACCTCGGCGGGCAAGAAACCGGACACCGAGCAGCAGGCCGGCACCAAGACGGAGACCGGCACGAAGTCCGAGGCCGGTACGAAGACCGAGGCCGGTACGAAGACGGAGGCCGGGCAGCAGGGTGCCGCCGAGCCGGACACCGCCAAGTCCGCGAGTCAGAAGAGCCCGGCGCCGTACCCGGGGCGGGCCCACTTCGGTCCCGGTGCCAACAACAAGCACGTCACCCGGCTGGGCCGCCTCCTCGTCGAGCGCGGCGCCGGCCACCACTACACCACCGGCCCGGGCCCTCGCTGGTCGGACGCCGACCGCAGGGCCACCCAGGCCTTCCAGCTCGCGCAGGGCTGGCGGGGCCAGGACGCGGACGGCCTGCCGGGGCCGGGCACATGGAAGCTGCTGGTGACGGGCAAGGGCAAGGACATCCCGGCCGCCGCCACCGCGGCCCCGCCGCCCGAGCAGTCGGCGTCGCACGGGGTGCCCGGCTATCCGGGGCGGGCGCTGTTCCGGCCGGGCGCCGACAACCAGTACGTGACCCAGCTCGGCAAGCAGCTCGTGAAGAAGGGGTTCGGCAAGCACTACAAGACCGGACCGGGCCCGCGCTGGGGCCAGTCGGACCGGCGTGCGGTCGAGGCGTTCCAGCGCACCCAGGGCTGGCGCGGCGGCGCGGCGGACGGCTATCCGGGGCCGGAGACCTGGCGGCGGCTGTTCGCGTAGCGGCCCAGCACGCACGCGCTCGACAACCAAGGCCGTACGACCACGGCCGCACGACCTTCCTGTGACGCATCTGGCGCGGAGGCTGGAGGCAACGCATGACCACGACCACTTCTCACACGCCCGAGCCCGAGGGGTTCGCCGGGCCGGCCGAGGTGCCGGCCCGGCCCGCACGGCTGATCCAGAACGAGGTGACCACCGAGATCCCCGTCCATCTGCTGTTCCGTGACGAGGCGGGCCCGGTGTCCGTGCCGCTCAGACCGACGGTCGTCGCCCGCCGGCAGGGCACGGGCGAGCAGCCGCGGCTGCGCCGCCCGGTCCAGCCGAAGCCGCGTCCCGAACCACAGGTCGACCCCGAACTGGTGGAGCGGCCCGCGCGGGTGCTGCCCGGAGCCGCGGGCGTGCTCGCCGGGGCCTGCGGAGCGGCCGGGTGCCTCGCCGCCTCGTGGTGGGCCGGGGTGCTGCCGCCGTCGGCGGTGCAAGCGCTGGGGCTGCCGGTGTCGGCGGGGGCGGAGCTGGGTCCGGCGCAGTGGGCGGCATACGCGGGAGCCGGGGCGCTGGGGCTGCTCGGATTCGGCGGGCTGGCCCGTGGGTCGACCGGACGGGCCTGGGTGCTCGGGCTGTTCGGACGCTACCGGGGGACGGTCCGGCGCACCGGCCTGATGTGGGTCAACCCGCTGCTGCTGCGCCGCCGGGTCGACGTACGGCTGCGGCACTGGCGCAGCGAGCCGTTGCCGGCGGCCGACGGCAACGGGGTCGCGGTGCGGGTGGTCGTCCAGGTGGTGTGGCGGGTGAAGGACACCGCGCGGGCGCTGCTCGGGGTGGAGGACCACGAGTCGTATCTGCGCGAGGGCGTCGAGGCGGCGCTGGCCCGGGTGCCGGTGGAGATGCCGGGCGGCCCGCGGGGCTCGGTCGAGGCGACCGGCGAGTCACTGACCCGCCTGGTGGTGCGGGACGCGGACGCGGTCGGCCTGGAGGTGTTCTCGGTGCGGCCGGTGCGGGTGGAGTACGCGCCCGAGGTCGCCGCCGCCATGCACCGTCGCCGGGTCGCCGCGCTGGACGCGCAGGACCGGGCCACCATGGTCGACTCGGTCGTCGACTCGGTCGAGGACACGGTGACGCGGCTGACCGTGCGGGGCCTGGTCGAGCTGGACGACTACGAACGCAAGGCGCTGGTCAAGGACTTGACGGTGGCGTTCTGCGCGGGACGGGGCGAGACAACGATCTGACGGCCCCGCGACGGCCCCTCGAACATCTCCCTCTATTGGTATGGACATGTTCAACAGTCAGCAATAATCTGAGACTTGGTCTAGACCTGCAAGCTCGCCGAACTTCCCCCACGTTCCCAGGAGCAGCAGCATGCGCAGAAAGGCCAAGTTGTACGCAGCCGCACTCGGGCTCAGCACGGCCGGGGCCCTCGTGCTCTCCACCGGTGGCGCCAGCAGTCATGGCTACACCGATCTCCCCATCAGTCGGCAGAAGCTCTGCCAGAACGGCACCGTGACCAACTGCGGCTCCATCCAGTGGGAGCCGCAGAGCGTCGAGGGGCCGAAGGGCTTCCCGGGCTCCGGCCCGGCCGACGGACAGCTCTGCAACGCAGGACTGGGTCAGTTCTCCCAGCTCAGCGCGTCCAAGACGCCGTCCGGCGGTGCGTGGCCCGCAACCAAGGTGAACGGCGGTCAGAGCTACACCTTCCGCTGGCAGTTCACCGCGATGCACGCCACGACCGACTTCAAGTACTACATCACCAAGCCGGGCTGGAACCAGAACCACAACCTCTCCCGCTCGGACCTCAACCTCACGCCGTTCTTCACGGTCCCGTACAACGGGCAGCGGCCGCCGTCCACGCTCTCCCACACCGGCACCCTGCCGTCCGGGCTGAGCGGTCGTCACGTCATCCTCGCGGTGTGGACGATCGCCGACACGAGCAACGCGTTCTACGCGTGCTCGGACGTGACGTTCTGAGGTTCTCTTGAGTCAGTGCCCAGGCCGGCGTGGGTAGGTTCCTCCCACGCCGGCCGATCGGGGTCGGCGCATCGACCTCGGGGGATGTGCGATGGACGTGATCTTTTACGCCGTGCCCGGCCTGATCATGGCCGTGGCCCTGTTCATGGCGTACCGGGTGGTGTACCGCTCGTCCCAGATGCGCAGTGCCTGGAACAGCGGGCTCACCGCGCAGGCGCGCTGTCTGCGGATGTACGCGACCAGTCACGGCGGCGGCGGGGACAGCCGCGTGTACACCACGCTGCACCACGTGTACGAGTTCGTCACCCATGACGGCCGGCTCGTCCGCTTCGAGGAGGAGGACGGCCCGGGGACGACCCTCGAGGGCGACTTCGTGACCGTCCACTACGCCGACGGGCCGCGGGTGGTGGCCACGGCGCACCGACCGAGCCACGGCAGGCAGGCGGCGGCCACCGTCGGCGTCCTCACCTTCCTCGGGGTGGTCGTGCTGTTCTGCGTCGGCTTCATGGCCACCTACACGGACATGTCCTCGGGCATGGACGCGATGGGCGGCTTCTGACCCTCGCACGCTCCTGGCCCTCCATATCTGACGGTGTGTCAACTACCGTGCGCCTCCATGGAGTCCACTACGGCACGCACGGTCGCGGAGCTGGTGGCGGCAGGGTGGGGCGACCACCGGCCGGGGCTGTGGTTCGAGGAGCGGACGCTCACCCGGCACGAGGTGGCCGCCGGTGCCGCCGCTCGTGCGGCGCTGCTGGCCGAGCTGCTGCCGCCCGGCGCCGAGCCGCACATCGGAGTGCTCCTCGACAACACCCCGGAGTACCCGATGTGGCTGGGTGCGGCGGCCCTCGCCGGTGCCGCGGTCGCCGGGATCAACCCCACCCGCCGGGGCCCCGAACTCGCCCGCGACATCCGGCACACCGAGTGCCGGGTCCTGGTCACCGAGCGGTCCCGGCTGCCGCTGCTCGACGGCATCGAACTGCCGGGAGTGCGTCTGCTGCTGACGGGGACGCCGGAGTACGACGCCCTGCTCGCCCCGTACGCCGACGCCCGGCCAGACCCCTCCCGCGCCGACCCGCGCGACCGGCTCCTGCTGTACTTCACCTCCGGCTCGACCGGCGCCCCCAAGGCCGCGATCTGCAGCCAGGGGCGGCTGGCCGCGGCGGGGTACTCCCTGGCGGAGCAGTTCCGGGTGCGGCCCGACGACGTGCACTACATCTGCATGCCGATGTTCCACGGCAACGCGGTCATCGCCGACTGGGCGCCCGCCCTCGCGGCCGGCGCGGGCGTGGCGCTGCGCCGCCGGTTCTCGGCGTCGAACTTCCTCGCGGACGTCCGGCGCTACCGGGCGACGTACTTCACCTATGTGGGCCGGGCCGTCCAGTACGTCCTCGCCACCGAGCCGCGGCCCGACGACCGGGACAACCCGCTGCGGCTCGGCTTCGGCACGGAGGCGGGCGCCGTGGACGCCGCCGCCTTCGAGCGCCGGTTCGGGGTACGGCTGGTGGAGGGGTACGGCTCCTCCGAGGGTGGGGCCGCCGTGCAGTGGTCGCCGGGAACGCCGCCGGGGGCCGTCGGGCGGGCGGGGCCCGGTCTCGTCGTACTGGATCCGGAGACCCGCAAGGAGTGTCCGCCGGCGGTCTTCGACGCGGGCGGGCGGCTGGTCAACGGGGACGCGGCCATCGGTGAGCTGGTCAACCAGGGGTCGAACCCCTTCGAGGGGTACTGGCGCAATCCCGAGGCGGAGGCCGAGCGGCGGCGTGGGGGCTGGTACTGGACCGGGGACCTGTTCTGCCGGGACGCCGACGGCTATCTGTACTTCGCGGGGCGCGGCGACGACCGGCTGCGGGTCGACGGGGAGAACCTGTCCGCCGCGATGATCGAGAACATCCTCGCCCGCTACGAGGGGGCGTCCGCCGTCGCCGTGTACGCGGTGCCGGATCCGGTGACCGGGGACCAGGTCATGGCGACGATCGCCGGGGAGTTCGACCCGGTCGCCTTCGCCGGGTTCCTGCTGGCCCAGCCGGACCTGGGGACGAAGATGGCGCCCCGGTTCGTGCGGGTCGTGGAGCGGATGCCGGTGACCGCCACGAACAAGATCCACCGGGCCGGCCTCAGACGGGAGGGGCCGCGCTGCGCCGATCCGGTGTGGTGGCGGCCACCGGGCGAGCGGACCTACCGCAGGCTCACGGAGACGGACACCCTGACATACGTCGAAGGGCCCCTCGCTCCCACGAGAGGCCCTTCGTCTGTGCGCCGCCAGGGACTCGAACCCCGGACCCGCTGATTAAGAGTCAGCTGCTCTAACCAACTGAGCTAGCGGCGCATGACCCGTGCCGACCGCGATTTTGTGCCTTTCGCGGCGGCGACGAAGAAAATACTACCTGGTCCGCAGGGGTGCTCCGGACCACTGCGGAGCGCGCCGGTCAGGACTGGATCGCCAGCGACAGCAGCACCGGCGCGGCGCTGCGGTTCAGGGCGTCCGCCGCCTGGCGCAGCCGGTGCGCGTGCTCCACCGGGAGCGACAGGGCGAGGCAGCCCACCGAGGAGCCGGCCGTGATCGGGACGGCCGCGCACACCGTGCCCACCGCGTACTCCTGGAGGTCGAGGTGGGGGACCGTCGGCGGCTGCGACTCCAGGCGGGAGAGCAGCACCCGGTCGTTGGTGATCGTGCGCGAGGTGAGGCGGGCCATCTTGTGCCGCGAGAGGTGGTCGCGCCGGCCGTTGTGGTCGAGCTGCCCCAGCAGGCTCTTGCCGATCGCGGTGGCGTGGGCGGAGAAGCGGAAGTCGACCCACTCGTTGACCACGGGGGTGGCCGGACCGGCCGCGAACTGGTCGATCTTGACCTCTCCGTCGATGTACCGGCTGATGTACACGGCGGCACCGACGGAGTCCCGCAGCCGGTCCAGGGTGTGCTGGAGGTTGTCCCGCAGGGCCTGCTCACGGCCCTGGGCGGAACCGAGGCGGGCCAGGGCGTCGCCCGTGACGTACGCCCCGTCGGCGATCTGCTCGACATAGCCCTCGCGGCGCAGCATCCGCAGGAGGCCGGTCAGGCGCTCCGGGCCTATACCGGTGTGCCGGGCGAGCTCGGCCTCGGTGACTCCGGTGCTGTGCCGCGCCACGGTCTCCAGGACGCGCAGGGCGTCCTGGACCGAGTGGTACGGCGTCGTCGACTCGTGCTGGAGCGCCACGGTTCCCCCTGCGGTCGCACGTCGCTTCTCATCGGGCCCGGTTCGAGTGAGTCAGTCCCCTCCACGATAACGGGCAAGAGGCTTGTAGTGAG
The DNA window shown above is from Streptomyces chartreusis and carries:
- a CDS encoding long-chain-fatty-acid--CoA ligase produces the protein MESTTARTVAELVAAGWGDHRPGLWFEERTLTRHEVAAGAAARAALLAELLPPGAEPHIGVLLDNTPEYPMWLGAAALAGAAVAGINPTRRGPELARDIRHTECRVLVTERSRLPLLDGIELPGVRLLLTGTPEYDALLAPYADARPDPSRADPRDRLLLYFTSGSTGAPKAAICSQGRLAAAGYSLAEQFRVRPDDVHYICMPMFHGNAVIADWAPALAAGAGVALRRRFSASNFLADVRRYRATYFTYVGRAVQYVLATEPRPDDRDNPLRLGFGTEAGAVDAAAFERRFGVRLVEGYGSSEGGAAVQWSPGTPPGAVGRAGPGLVVLDPETRKECPPAVFDAGGRLVNGDAAIGELVNQGSNPFEGYWRNPEAEAERRRGGWYWTGDLFCRDADGYLYFAGRGDDRLRVDGENLSAAMIENILARYEGASAVAVYAVPDPVTGDQVMATIAGEFDPVAFAGFLLAQPDLGTKMAPRFVRVVERMPVTATNKIHRAGLRREGPRCADPVWWRPPGERTYRRLTETDTLTYVEGPLAPTRGPSSVRRQGLEPRTR
- a CDS encoding glycosyltransferase family 2 protein — translated: MTSTPTGARQNFDPSQTTQLRVPSQTRTGTFRRIKKTLPKYDYEHYSRLAGPLTQPDPNKPYRVQYRSLISQEPHRIRVALMLAAAPVLSLVLLFWLLQPEHWTERDYPAFDFLPALDIVMLVSIGLIEFFRCMNVLSNAHATLVARDPIPVVPETGTRVAFLTSFVPGKEPLEMVTKTLEAAVKLRHRGLMHVWLLDEGDNAEVKEVCARLGVHHFSRKGVAKWNQAKGPHRAKTKHGNYNAWLDAHGDDYDFFASVDTDHVPLPNYLERMLGFFRDPNIGFVIGPQVYGNYDNFVTKAAESQQFLFHALIQRAGNKYGSPMFVGTSNAVRIKALKQIGGLYDSITEDMATGFEIHRHKNPATGKKWRSVYTPDVLAVGEGPSAWTDFFTQQMRWSRGTYETILKQYWKGWYSLPPSKLFNYTMMIIFYPMSALNWILAALSCALFLGLGASGVNIDPTIWLMLYGNASALQIGLYVWNRRHNVSPHEPEGSGGVAGMVMSALSAPLYAKALVDSVLRKKSKFVVTPKGDSASPDRWFGTFRYHWYFIAIFGASIAAGFVYGHSHPAMITWAIFAMLITATPIFAWRYMLRQEKKKPAATVPAQTGPQDAVATGATAASYQPQPMPAHATPPHTPHGQQKPSWAASGSGGNDQTMQIALGGLGGRKE
- a CDS encoding lytic polysaccharide monooxygenase auxiliary activity family 9 protein, which translates into the protein MRRKAKLYAAALGLSTAGALVLSTGGASSHGYTDLPISRQKLCQNGTVTNCGSIQWEPQSVEGPKGFPGSGPADGQLCNAGLGQFSQLSASKTPSGGAWPATKVNGGQSYTFRWQFTAMHATTDFKYYITKPGWNQNHNLSRSDLNLTPFFTVPYNGQRPPSTLSHTGTLPSGLSGRHVILAVWTIADTSNAFYACSDVTF
- a CDS encoding peptidoglycan-binding protein — its product is MEARTPVFEEIDPGGDCDCPGCVHWRRVLPHSTPGRHHTAHRALILAAAASTTLVVGHTAPALAAPHTVDRPAVPADEEPSTPQGGKAPLHGPGGKPAQPAGPVKTPPTTRAEIIKRAKKWVTAKVPYSMSRYWSDGYRQDCSGFVSMAWSLTGNEWTGSLGQYGVRISKEELQPGDMLLFHNPADPQKGSHVVIFGGWTDYTHTNYIAYESAPPHARRQSTPYAYWNHSDRYVAYRYKGLTSGTSAGKKPDTEQQAGTKTETGTKSEAGTKTEAGTKTEAGQQGAAEPDTAKSASQKSPAPYPGRAHFGPGANNKHVTRLGRLLVERGAGHHYTTGPGPRWSDADRRATQAFQLAQGWRGQDADGLPGPGTWKLLVTGKGKDIPAAATAAPPPEQSASHGVPGYPGRALFRPGADNQYVTQLGKQLVKKGFGKHYKTGPGPRWGQSDRRAVEAFQRTQGWRGGAADGYPGPETWRRLFA
- a CDS encoding SPFH domain-containing protein — its product is MTTTTSHTPEPEGFAGPAEVPARPARLIQNEVTTEIPVHLLFRDEAGPVSVPLRPTVVARRQGTGEQPRLRRPVQPKPRPEPQVDPELVERPARVLPGAAGVLAGACGAAGCLAASWWAGVLPPSAVQALGLPVSAGAELGPAQWAAYAGAGALGLLGFGGLARGSTGRAWVLGLFGRYRGTVRRTGLMWVNPLLLRRRVDVRLRHWRSEPLPAADGNGVAVRVVVQVVWRVKDTARALLGVEDHESYLREGVEAALARVPVEMPGGPRGSVEATGESLTRLVVRDADAVGLEVFSVRPVRVEYAPEVAAAMHRRRVAALDAQDRATMVDSVVDSVEDTVTRLTVRGLVELDDYERKALVKDLTVAFCAGRGETTI
- a CDS encoding kelch motif-containing protein, with amino-acid sequence MNDRAGRRRARRLAIGTAVVIALAGMNGPWLYRVGTEKYHQYQINKPEYKAENGKWEIVDFPEEYRLNTIHAALLHTGKVLLIAGSGNNQDNFDAKKYDTRIWDPVKGTIKKVPTPNDLFCTGHTQLSNGNLLIAGGTKRYEKLKGDVTKAGGLMIVHNENPDEPITLPAGTKFTGKENGKTFVSKDPVLVPRAKKVFDKATGEFLRNDPGLGRIYVEAQKKGAKYETGTQDNYRIQGLSGADARNTYGIAQKLALDKKDFQGIRDAYEFDPVAEKYIKVDPMHEARWYPTLTTLGNGKILSVSGLDDIGQLVPGKNEVYDPKTKKWTYLQKLRQFPTYPALFPLENGKIFYSGSNAGYGPDNVGREPGIWDVDTNKFSKLPGLSDSKLMETSGTVLLPPAQDEKYMVVGGGGVGESKESSEKTRIIDLNDDAPKFVDGPSLEKGTRYPQASVLPDDSVLLSGGSEDYRGRGDSNILQAHLYRPGASELDRVADPLVGRNYHSGSILLPDGRVMFFGSDSLYADAANTKPGEFEQRIEIYTPPYLYRDAQPSLSGGPQTIKRGGTGTFTSQHASSIENVRLIRPSASTHVTDVDQRSVKLDFKKSGDKITVDVPTNRNLVPSGWYMLFVTDDQGTPSKAQWVRVP
- a CDS encoding IclR family transcriptional regulator, which translates into the protein MALQHESTTPYHSVQDALRVLETVARHSTGVTEAELARHTGIGPERLTGLLRMLRREGYVEQIADGAYVTGDALARLGSAQGREQALRDNLQHTLDRLRDSVGAAVYISRYIDGEVKIDQFAAGPATPVVNEWVDFRFSAHATAIGKSLLGQLDHNGRRDHLSRHKMARLTSRTITNDRVLLSRLESQPPTVPHLDLQEYAVGTVCAAVPITAGSSVGCLALSLPVEHAHRLRQAADALNRSAAPVLLSLAIQS
- a CDS encoding FadR/GntR family transcriptional regulator translates to MAARDLQERIKKLIIDRRLASGAPLPTEPELMAHLGASRNSVREALKGLQAMGIVEIRHGFGTYVGAMSLAPMVEGLAFRTVAGHHRGEDTLLQLVQLREAVETGLVARLAGRLPDTDLVELDALVDRMEEQAALGGDGIAETDRAFHATLYRGLDNALLGEVMEAFWDAFHRVHTDLGGAPQDPLVTCRQHREIVDAVRSGDAIRAEEAIREHFGNIRARVSTTNTQHPHRCHNERV